In Desulfuromonas sp. KJ2020, a single window of DNA contains:
- a CDS encoding alkaline phosphatase family protein: MHWTQLLDRVFRIYYFFKFYPFRKERLQKRRSGRSTGFVGIQIDGLSTSHFKQALEKGYLPNIQRHLTRGYRLRQYQAGLPSTTPAAQATIFYGLEEGIPAFRWFDKKSGQLFSCNDIDHVQKFREELFDGRPGLLEGGSSYSNILDGGAARSVFTVSSPHPQTLFGRFGGSRILLLLVLHPLRVCRMMVASVLEYFMEIYDRWHFAKTRPWKVREGLFPFIRIFCNVILRELQTFGVIADIYAGVPYIYTTYSGYDELAHHFGPASHQALKNLKYTDKRIGEIMRMLRHAPGGRYELIILSDHGQTPGYPFRDRFGATLGEAVSAFLRENQEATVSSGPLEFTHLQLGYLEEELDSPKGWRHQVYRASKKFFQRRINALVPETLKVDPEGGIVITYSSSLAHLYLTGAPQRLHWCELEAQQPLLLQFLSRHKGIGFFIARGKDGQVCFFHRHGRLCAQPDKVPDQSQLSFLAPYGDPEKIFPELCRFANQESCGDLILFGAYDGNRIVCFDDQVGGHGSVGGEQLEPFLILPNGHPVLTRENLAGYQFLYQDVFLPYRRQGSVPEKLRR, translated from the coding sequence GTGCACTGGACGCAATTGCTGGACAGGGTTTTTCGAATCTATTACTTTTTCAAGTTCTACCCCTTTCGAAAAGAACGCTTGCAGAAGCGGCGCTCGGGACGCTCGACAGGCTTTGTCGGCATCCAGATTGACGGACTCTCCACCAGCCATTTCAAGCAGGCCCTTGAGAAGGGGTATCTTCCCAATATTCAAAGACATCTCACCAGGGGCTACAGGCTTAGGCAGTACCAGGCCGGCCTGCCCAGCACCACTCCCGCCGCGCAGGCCACCATATTTTATGGCCTTGAGGAAGGTATTCCGGCTTTCCGTTGGTTCGACAAAAAATCCGGGCAGTTGTTCAGCTGCAACGACATCGACCACGTGCAGAAATTTAGAGAGGAACTGTTCGATGGGCGGCCCGGACTGCTCGAAGGCGGCTCATCCTATTCCAATATTTTAGATGGCGGTGCCGCCCGCAGCGTCTTCACCGTCTCCTCCCCTCACCCGCAGACCCTCTTTGGTCGTTTCGGTGGCTCCCGCATTCTTCTCTTACTGGTCCTTCATCCGCTACGGGTCTGTCGAATGATGGTGGCCTCGGTCCTTGAGTATTTCATGGAAATCTATGACCGCTGGCATTTCGCCAAAACCAGACCCTGGAAAGTGCGTGAAGGGCTCTTCCCTTTCATCCGCATTTTCTGCAACGTGATTCTTCGCGAACTCCAGACGTTCGGGGTCATCGCCGACATCTATGCCGGGGTCCCTTACATCTATACGACCTACAGCGGCTATGATGAACTGGCACACCACTTCGGCCCCGCCTCGCACCAGGCGCTCAAAAACCTGAAGTACACGGACAAGCGCATTGGCGAAATCATGCGGATGCTGCGTCATGCGCCCGGCGGACGCTATGAACTCATTATCCTCTCCGACCATGGCCAGACTCCGGGCTACCCCTTCCGAGACCGGTTCGGGGCGACCCTGGGAGAGGCCGTAAGCGCCTTCCTGCGGGAAAACCAAGAGGCCACCGTCTCCAGCGGCCCACTGGAATTCACCCACCTCCAGCTGGGATATCTTGAGGAAGAACTGGATAGCCCGAAAGGCTGGCGTCATCAGGTCTACCGTGCCAGCAAAAAGTTTTTTCAGCGTCGCATCAATGCTCTGGTTCCAGAAACCCTGAAGGTAGACCCGGAGGGCGGCATTGTCATCACCTACTCCAGCTCCTTGGCCCACCTCTATTTGACCGGAGCCCCCCAGAGACTCCATTGGTGCGAACTGGAGGCCCAGCAGCCTCTGCTGTTGCAGTTTTTGTCACGACACAAGGGAATCGGTTTTTTCATCGCTAGAGGCAAAGACGGACAGGTCTGCTTCTTTCACCGCCACGGCCGCCTCTGTGCGCAGCCGGACAAAGTTCCCGACCAATCGCAACTGTCTTTCCTGGCCCCTTATGGCGACCCGGAAAAGATATTTCCAGAACTGTGCCGTTTTGCCAATCAGGAAAGTTGTGGGGACCTGATCCTGTTCGGGGCTTACGATGGAAACAGGATCGTCTGTTTTGATGATCAGGTCGGTGGGCATGGCTCGGTGGGTGGCGAGCAGCTGGAGCCCTTTCTCA
- a CDS encoding peptidylprolyl isomerase, protein MSEKNPAVRLETSMGDITLELDAQNAPKTTANFLEYVNSGFYDGTVFHRVIDGFMIQGGGMTADMKEKKTRGPIRNEANNGLKNLRGTIAMARTQVVDSATCQFFINVKDNAFLDHKNETPSGYGYAVFGKVIDGIDTVDAIRQVATGNKGMHQDVPKEAVVINKASVVD, encoded by the coding sequence ATGAGCGAAAAGAATCCTGCTGTCCGACTGGAGACCTCCATGGGAGACATCACCCTGGAACTCGACGCCCAAAACGCTCCGAAAACGACAGCCAATTTTCTCGAATACGTTAACAGCGGGTTTTATGATGGCACTGTTTTTCATCGCGTCATTGACGGCTTCATGATCCAAGGTGGGGGCATGACCGCGGACATGAAAGAAAAAAAGACCCGCGGTCCGATCCGCAACGAAGCCAACAACGGGCTGAAAAACCTGCGAGGGACGATTGCCATGGCGCGAACACAGGTCGTTGACAGCGCCACCTGCCAGTTCTTTATCAACGTCAAGGACAACGCCTTTTTAGATCACAAAAATGAGACGCCGTCGGGATATGGCTACGCCGTCTTCGGCAAGGTTATTGATGGTATCGATACCGTCGATGCCATTCGGCAGGTAGCCACGGGCAACAAAGGGATGCATCAGGATGTCCCCAAGGAAGCAGTCGTCATCAACAAGGCCAGCGTTGTCGACTAA
- a CDS encoding site-specific integrase, which yields MSIQKHKTIPNAWIIRWRPEGRKGKNEHLTVYDCDEAEARSIEMNLRQSGGAIHNVTNPMLRDVFPEWIAWMRIHRAPKTVESILWAMKHLEPHFGKLQVPRITEKSIDAYKTKRQATPRSCNLELDYLKSCISWMVERGMARPLPFKIHRLPYREPLPRIPTPEGLQKWLDALENDGPWDKATKTRLPGPKNALIWIMVRAGLRFKEATHLRWEDIDWHQGVIYFSQKGGRPRIAVLPEEARTILEPIKKKTGLVAPSDKSDPKNPKPYTHMKNLFKTASERSGVPIKGPHTLRHICATYTLAATGDLRLTQAILGHTQIRTTEKYTHINIDRLRQGQTATDTWTKTNKKKA from the coding sequence ATGTCCATCCAGAAGCACAAAACCATCCCTAACGCCTGGATCATCCGATGGCGGCCCGAGGGCAGAAAGGGCAAAAACGAGCACCTCACCGTCTACGACTGCGACGAGGCCGAAGCCCGCAGCATCGAAATGAACCTGCGGCAGTCGGGCGGGGCCATCCACAACGTCACCAATCCCATGTTGCGCGACGTGTTCCCCGAGTGGATCGCCTGGATGCGGATACACCGGGCACCCAAAACCGTGGAGAGCATCCTGTGGGCCATGAAGCACCTGGAGCCGCACTTCGGCAAGCTCCAGGTGCCTCGCATCACCGAAAAGAGCATCGACGCCTACAAAACAAAACGGCAGGCAACACCCCGCAGCTGCAACCTCGAACTGGACTACCTCAAGAGCTGCATCAGCTGGATGGTCGAGCGCGGCATGGCCAGGCCCCTGCCCTTCAAAATCCACCGCCTACCCTACCGCGAACCCTTGCCCAGAATACCGACGCCAGAGGGCCTGCAGAAATGGCTCGACGCCCTCGAAAACGACGGGCCCTGGGACAAGGCCACCAAAACCCGCCTGCCAGGCCCCAAAAACGCGCTGATCTGGATCATGGTTCGTGCCGGCCTGCGCTTCAAAGAAGCCACCCACCTGCGCTGGGAGGACATCGACTGGCACCAGGGCGTGATCTACTTCAGCCAGAAGGGTGGCCGCCCACGGATCGCCGTGCTGCCAGAAGAAGCAAGAACCATCCTGGAGCCCATCAAAAAAAAGACCGGCCTGGTAGCCCCCAGCGACAAAAGCGACCCCAAAAACCCCAAGCCCTATACCCACATGAAAAACCTCTTCAAAACCGCCAGCGAACGCTCAGGCGTCCCCATAAAAGGCCCGCACACCCTGCGGCACATCTGCGCCACCTACACCCTGGCAGCCACAGGAGACCTGAGACTAACCCAGGCCATCCTGGGGCACACCCAGATCCGCACAACAGAGAAATACACCCACATCAACATTGACCGCCTGCGCCAAGGCCAGACAGCTACCGACACATGGACCAAAACGAACAAGAAAAAAGCTTAA
- a CDS encoding DUF1566 domain-containing protein, whose protein sequence is MSKKLKEVDPLRRLYRAIISASILLATGCGGDSSGNVEQPIPGGEVSYFAYEVDPLTSLRWEMNFPRPKLSWPAAYSYCSNLDSGDGAVWRMPTPKELISFFDYKAEGFPFTLIPSGAPYYESEVWAYSSPINDNYYAFNSSLGYLYTYMSNSSFLTICVSGDNQQRENLLNLSENTVLDQSTGILWQKRTPGAMTWTDAMAYCDQLNLSGFTEWHLPSVGELYTIITPGASPAIDTDFFEDTFLGPTYYRIFWTSSETYPSSLPAPTPDSWYIRHEDGTISNGPKDASRYVRCAISPSE, encoded by the coding sequence ATGAGCAAAAAACTAAAAGAGGTTGATCCCTTGAGGCGTTTATACAGAGCTATAATCTCGGCAAGTATTCTCCTTGCAACTGGTTGTGGTGGCGACAGTTCAGGCAATGTCGAACAGCCTATACCCGGTGGCGAGGTTTCATATTTCGCTTATGAAGTGGACCCATTGACATCACTGCGATGGGAGATGAACTTTCCCAGACCAAAACTTTCATGGCCTGCCGCATATTCATACTGCTCTAACCTGGATAGCGGGGATGGAGCAGTATGGAGGATGCCAACCCCAAAAGAGCTGATCAGTTTTTTTGACTACAAGGCGGAAGGCTTCCCGTTTACCCTAATACCTAGCGGGGCCCCATACTACGAATCCGAAGTATGGGCCTATTCAAGCCCGATAAACGACAATTACTATGCTTTCAATTCGAGCCTTGGGTATTTGTATACATACATGAGCAATTCAAGCTTTTTAACTATATGCGTATCAGGGGATAATCAACAACGCGAAAACCTGTTAAATCTTTCCGAAAATACTGTACTAGACCAAAGCACTGGCATTTTATGGCAAAAAAGAACGCCTGGAGCCATGACATGGACCGATGCGATGGCATATTGTGACCAATTAAATCTGTCCGGATTTACAGAATGGCACCTTCCTTCCGTAGGTGAACTTTATACCATCATAACTCCAGGTGCTTCACCAGCCATAGACACAGACTTCTTTGAGGACACGTTTTTGGGGCCAACATATTATCGGATATTCTGGACATCTTCTGAAACTTATCCATCGTCGCTTCCTGCACCAACACCCGACTCTTGGTATATTAGGCACGAAGATGGGACTATATCTAACGGGCCGAAAGACGCATCGAGATATGTACGGTGCGCAATATCTCCGTCAGAATAA